From the genome of Leishmania major strain Friedlin complete genome, chromosome 35:
gggggccggCGGATATGCATGTGCGCCGGCCCCGCGTAGAGCTCCCGgctcggcgcgctgggcagcCGTGGGGGGCTAGCGGGCGGATGCGGCTATTCGCGGAATTATCGACACGATTCCGTAGTGTGGTGGCTCAAACGCAGTGGCCATCGCGGGCCTCTtcggcacggcgctggctcAGGCGTTGCCGCCGACACTGGAACTCCGCGACCGTAGCTTACGACGTGATACACTGGTGAATAAAGGAGGCCTCCAGTCCAGTCACGCGTGTACAATGAGTCCAGTGCACATGCATGCGAGCTCGATAGAAAGGTGAAAAATGAGAAGCAcagaaaaaacgaaaaaaaaagactaCAATCCGATACTCAACATGTAGACCCGAGAAGCAGATGGGGGCGAGGGCAACACCATATTGGGCAGtaaagacacacacacacacacacacgaacacacgaacacacgcacacacgcacacacacacacacactggcGATAACCTAGAAAAGAGGGTGTCCAGAGTTCCCAGCGGCCAGCCCTCGCCCTTTATCGGCCCTTGTAGACACCGCTGCCTGTCAGCGCTCATGGCTTGCCTCTCGATCTCTTGTCGCCTCGCCTTGGCTTTTCTCGTGCACCGTACCACTGCCGCGACATCTATGTGCGTCCGGAACTTCAAGAGGTGCCGCGAAACCTTCGGTAGGCGTTCTGCACGCTGTTTTTCACCGACACCGTCCATTCCCAGCTACGCTCCATCATCTCCagcacgtcctcctcgtttGTTCGCACACGCTTGGAGTACACGTACCCGGAGGCAAACGTCAGGGCcgaaagaagaaaaacgagCACGTGATTTAGCGGGAAAGAGTGGCCGCTCGTGATAGACCAAGCAAAAATCGGCGTGACAAAGAAGGGAATGACTGCTCGCACAAAGGCACCACAGGACTGGCTGATGCCCATGATGGACCCGACGTGCGTTGGTGGTGCCGAGTGGGCGGTCAACATGGTCGTCAGTCCGTAGCACCACGAGGAAAAGAACTGGCGCACGCTTGTgcacagcaacaccgccgGAATAAGGAAGTAATTGGACTTGATGTAAGACGTGAACGGCAACAGCATGATGGAGACGCCGCACCATAGGGAGGCGATTCGGAACAGCGATAGTTTATTTACGTAACGGCAGCACGCTTTGGAGAAGAGCAGATTTGACGCAAGGCAGGGCAGGCTGTTGGTGAGGACGATGTAGCCGATCTTGTCCGCCTTGAAGCCAAGGCCACCCTTGTCGGTGTGGGCGATGCCCCACAGAGGCAGAATCTCCTGCACCGTCATGTCTGCCGCGCTCACGAGGCCGTAGAGAATCAGCACGGTGCGGGTTACAGGACGCTCAAACGCTTGTCTGTATCCGAATCGTTTGAGCTCGATGCTGTccccgtgctgctgctgtttctcGACTTTGCCGTCAGAGGTGTCGGCACCGCTGTTGATCGCTGCGgcacctctgcctcctcgctCTGCCTCCACGAAGAAGGTGCGGTTGTCTTCGTCTGATGCATCATCGGCAGCCCGACACTTACCCGAGGTCCTCTGCAGGTCATCCGTTTCGCCACCACTGACGAGAATGTTCAAAAGCGGTGCTGAAAACAAACCGCATTTGAGCTGGCAAGAGGCGCCCTCATCTTCAGCATCGGCGCGGGTAAGAAACATGGAGTCTTGAACGCAGTCCGGCACCACCCTCAAATCCAGCTCTGACGCGTTCGACAGTGTTTCAGCGAGGACAAGCTGATCAAACCGAGGGTCCTCGCTCAGCACCGGTGAGGTAGCTGTCACAAAGTCCACCACCTGTGTCATCGCGACGTTACCGACCAACGGCCTGCCAGACTTCATAACAACGCAGTCGccatcctcgtcctcgctgcgGAAATCGTTGGTGTCCTCGCTGTTGGTGGATGCGGTGGTCGCCTCTAGCTGCTCCGTAGAACGCACGCTCGGATGAACAAACATTTGCGGCTCACGCAAGAAGCAGGGATAGATGTACCGCAAAAACATGGGCAGCGGCTGGGCTTTCACATTCGACTCCATCACATAGAATGTGCAGATCAGCATGCCAAGGTTGGTGTAGAAGAAGATGACCAAACTCGGAAGAAGCGCTGGTTTTCGACTAAAAATGCTCTCCTTGCTAATGT
Proteins encoded in this window:
- a CDS encoding conserved hypothetical protein (previous protein_id=AAZ14504.1), yielding MHSVENGKPGDPHVVVNGSENRQQGGARKKKRKATPLPMNQLIPMTFVLLNESICSTMLLPFVGLLVAHLKGASVDEAGYHSGVLIGVFMLGQVLSARMWGWVSDKYGRRFPIISGLFTSGLMMFGFGLSTSVWMCAFFRFMHGLFNGNILVAKTMMADITDRTNAAKGFAFVSLCYGIGVLIGPTLGGMLYDPANSSALRWAHISKESIFSRKPALLPSLVIFFYTNLGMLICTFYVMESNVKAQPLPMFLRYIYPCFLREPQMFVHPSVRSTEQLEATTASTNSEDTNDFRSEDEDGDCVVMKSGRPLVGNVAMTQVVDFVTATSPVLSEDPRFDQLVLAETLSNASELDLRVVPDCVQDSMFLTRADAEDEGASCQLKCGLFSAPLLNILVSGGETDDLQRTSGKCRAADDASDEDNRTFFVEAERGGRGAAAINSGADTSDGKVEKQQQHGDSIELKRFGYRQAFERPVTRTVLILYGLVSAADMTVQEILPLWGIAHTDKGGLGFKADKIGYIVLTNSLPCLASNLLFSKACCRYVNKLSLFRIASLWCGVSIMLLPFTSYIKSNYFLIPAVLLCTSVRQFFSSWCYGLTTMLTAHSAPPTHVGSIMGISQSCGAFVRAVIPFFVTPIFAWSITSGHSFPLNHVLVFLLSALTFASGYVYSKRVRTNEEDVLEMMERSWEWTVSVKNSVQNAYRRFRGTS